In a genomic window of Saccharothrix sp. HUAS TT1:
- a CDS encoding LacI family DNA-binding transcriptional regulator, translated as MSGLSEIARAAGVSISTVSRVLNRRAGVNDETRQRVLAVLAEMPYTPRGLGALQRTGVIGLLVPELSNPVFPAFAEALEVRAARLGYSSLLCNTRATGAGAMGEEEYVRMLLARGVEGMVFVSPEITNVEVPLGQAPRPSYYAKLLADGVHMVFLNGATPSLDVPDVTVDEQHAGYAATRHLVELGHRRIGFVSGPARSLPSRLKRAGWAAALEEDGLPATSDFVAHAPFGPEGGAGAVATLLDTVRPTAVICSSDHMAIGVLREAHRRGLTVPGDLSVVGFDDIPLASYCSPSLTTLAQPIEEMAAAAVDELVHRLDPDRRRRPAGNYTRVFRPRLVIRESSAAPALV; from the coding sequence GTGTCCGGTCTGTCCGAGATCGCCAGGGCAGCCGGGGTGAGCATCTCCACGGTCAGCCGGGTGCTCAACCGCCGGGCGGGCGTGAACGACGAGACGCGCCAGCGCGTGCTCGCGGTGCTTGCGGAAATGCCTTACACGCCGCGCGGGCTCGGGGCCCTCCAGCGGACCGGGGTGATCGGGCTGCTCGTGCCGGAGCTGTCCAACCCGGTGTTCCCGGCGTTCGCCGAGGCGCTGGAGGTGCGGGCCGCGCGGCTGGGCTACTCGTCGCTGCTGTGCAACACGCGGGCCACCGGCGCGGGCGCGATGGGCGAGGAGGAGTACGTGCGGATGCTCCTCGCGCGCGGCGTCGAGGGCATGGTGTTCGTGTCGCCGGAGATCACCAACGTCGAGGTGCCACTGGGCCAGGCGCCGCGGCCGTCGTACTACGCGAAGCTGCTGGCCGACGGCGTGCACATGGTGTTCCTCAACGGGGCGACGCCGTCGCTGGACGTGCCGGACGTGACCGTGGACGAGCAGCACGCGGGGTACGCGGCGACCAGGCACCTGGTGGAGCTGGGGCACCGGCGGATCGGGTTCGTGTCGGGTCCGGCGCGGTCGCTGCCGTCGCGGCTCAAGCGGGCCGGGTGGGCGGCGGCGCTGGAGGAGGACGGGCTGCCCGCGACGTCGGACTTCGTCGCGCACGCGCCGTTCGGGCCGGAGGGCGGGGCCGGGGCGGTGGCGACGCTGCTGGACACCGTGCGGCCGACGGCGGTGATCTGCTCGTCCGACCACATGGCGATCGGCGTGCTGCGGGAGGCGCACCGGCGCGGGCTGACCGTGCCGGGCGACCTGTCCGTGGTGGGCTTCGACGACATCCCGCTGGCGTCGTACTGCTCGCCGTCGCTGACCACGCTGGCGCAGCCGATCGAGGAGATGGCGGCGGCGGCCGTGGACGAGTTGGTGCACCGGCTGGACCCCGATCGGCGCAGGCGTCCGGCGGGCAATTACACGCGTGTTTTCCGGCCTCGGCTGGTGATCCGCGAGTCGTCCGCGGCGCCCGCATTGGTTTAG
- a CDS encoding LacI family DNA-binding transcriptional regulator, whose product MARSMHVRRPATLASLAAELGVSRTTVSNAYNRPDQLSPELRRRVLETARRLGYPGPDPVARSLRTRKAGAVGLLLTENLSYAFRDPAAIGFLEGLALACEDAGTGLLLVPANPEREDVAAVHRAGVDGFVVYSVPDDDPHLAAVLERPVPTVVCDQPDLDNVDRVGIDDQAAMHALAQHLISLGHRRIGVVCMRLARDRNDDFVVPERQQAAHFHVQRARLAGLAQAFASVGVDWATVPVAERFDHTMASGASAAAQVLERDPQITALICTSDILALGALTEVRRRGMRVPADITVTGFDGIREAEQAGLTTVRQPVLEKGRAAGKLLLDSAERTRPRAVTLATELVLGTTAAAPRGTAEERWFGP is encoded by the coding sequence ATGGCGCGGTCGATGCATGTGCGACGCCCCGCGACGCTCGCTTCACTGGCGGCGGAGCTGGGTGTTTCCCGGACAACGGTGTCCAACGCGTACAACCGTCCCGACCAGCTCTCGCCGGAGCTGCGACGCCGGGTGTTGGAGACAGCTAGACGACTCGGGTACCCGGGGCCCGACCCGGTGGCCCGTTCCCTTCGGACCAGGAAGGCAGGCGCGGTCGGCCTGCTGCTCACCGAGAACCTGTCCTACGCGTTCCGCGACCCGGCGGCGATCGGGTTCCTGGAGGGCCTGGCGCTCGCCTGCGAGGACGCCGGGACCGGGCTGCTGCTCGTGCCCGCGAACCCGGAGCGCGAGGACGTGGCGGCCGTGCACCGGGCGGGGGTGGACGGCTTCGTCGTCTACTCGGTGCCCGACGACGACCCGCACCTGGCCGCCGTGCTGGAGCGGCCCGTGCCGACCGTCGTGTGCGACCAGCCGGACCTGGACAACGTCGACCGCGTCGGCATCGACGACCAGGCGGCCATGCACGCGCTGGCGCAGCACCTGATCTCGCTGGGGCACCGGCGGATCGGCGTGGTGTGCATGCGGTTGGCGCGCGACCGCAACGACGACTTCGTCGTGCCGGAGCGGCAGCAGGCGGCGCACTTCCACGTGCAGCGGGCCCGGTTGGCGGGGCTGGCGCAGGCGTTCGCGTCGGTCGGCGTGGACTGGGCGACGGTGCCGGTGGCCGAGCGGTTCGACCACACCATGGCGTCCGGCGCGTCGGCGGCGGCGCAGGTGCTGGAGCGCGACCCGCAGATCACCGCGCTGATCTGCACGTCGGACATACTGGCCCTCGGCGCCCTCACCGAGGTCCGGCGGCGGGGCATGCGGGTGCCGGCGGACATCACCGTCACCGGTTTCGACGGCATCCGCGAGGCCGAGCAGGCGGGCCTGACCACGGTCCGCCAGCCGGTCCTGGAGAAGGGCCGCGCCGCGGGCAAGCTGCTGCTCGACTCGGCCGAGCGCACCCGTCCCCGCGCGGTCACCCTGGCCACCGAACTGGTCCTCGGCACCACCGCCGCCGCGCCGCGCGGCACCGCCGAGGAGCGCTGGTTCGGCCCGTGA
- a CDS encoding beta-class carbonic anhydrase, translating to MTAIDELLRRNDELGNIVPGDRSSPKPSMQVTILTCMDSRIRVFEIFGLKQGEAHVLRNAGGVVTDDVIRSLALSQRKLGTREVLLVHHTNCGLQLVTEDDFKDELEQDSGLRPTWSVEAFREVKDSVRGSVNRVRASAFLPHRDNVRGFVYDVHTGELTEVV from the coding sequence ATGACCGCGATCGACGAGCTGCTCCGCCGCAACGACGAACTGGGCAACATCGTGCCCGGCGACCGGTCGTCGCCGAAGCCCTCGATGCAGGTGACCATCCTGACCTGCATGGACTCCCGCATCCGGGTGTTCGAGATCTTCGGCCTCAAGCAGGGCGAGGCGCACGTCCTGCGCAACGCGGGCGGCGTCGTCACCGACGACGTGATCCGCTCCCTGGCGCTGAGCCAGCGCAAGCTCGGCACCCGCGAGGTGCTGCTGGTGCACCACACGAACTGCGGCCTCCAGCTGGTCACCGAGGACGACTTCAAGGACGAGCTGGAGCAGGACTCCGGCCTGCGGCCGACGTGGTCGGTCGAGGCGTTCCGCGAGGTCAAGGACAGCGTGCGCGGCTCGGTGAACCGGGTGCGCGCCAGCGCCTTCCTCCCGCACCGCGACAACGTGCGCGGCTTCGTCTACGACGTGCACACCGGAGAGCTGACCGAGGTCGTCTGA
- a CDS encoding A/G-specific adenine glycosylase codes for MSLDAELLLDWFADTARDLPWRRPECTAWGVLVSEIMLQQTPVARVEPIWLQWLARWPTPSAMAAASQGEVLRAWGKLGYPRRALRLHAAAQAIAGQHGDVVPSDVDVLLALPGIGAYTARAVAAFAYGQKCPVVDTNVRRVVARAVHGAGDAGPPSTSKDLRDVEALLPEEHAARYSAALMELGALVCTARAPKCADCPVLAECAWQLNGRPAYDGPAKAVQKFAGTDRQVRGLLLDVLRGTAEPVAKDRLDLVWSDAGQRDRCLHSLLVDGLVEQTAAGLFALPGEH; via the coding sequence ATGAGCCTGGACGCCGAACTACTCCTCGACTGGTTCGCCGACACCGCCCGCGACCTGCCCTGGCGCCGGCCGGAGTGCACCGCCTGGGGTGTGCTGGTCAGCGAGATCATGCTGCAGCAGACCCCGGTGGCCCGGGTGGAGCCGATCTGGCTCCAGTGGCTGGCCCGCTGGCCGACGCCGTCGGCGATGGCGGCGGCGAGCCAGGGCGAGGTGCTGCGCGCCTGGGGCAAGCTCGGCTACCCGCGCCGGGCCCTCCGGCTGCACGCCGCCGCCCAGGCCATCGCCGGGCAGCACGGCGACGTCGTGCCGAGCGACGTGGACGTGCTGCTCGCCCTGCCGGGCATCGGCGCGTACACGGCGCGGGCGGTGGCGGCGTTCGCCTACGGCCAGAAGTGCCCGGTGGTCGACACCAACGTGCGCCGGGTCGTGGCGCGGGCCGTGCACGGCGCGGGCGACGCCGGCCCGCCGTCGACCTCGAAGGACCTCCGCGATGTCGAAGCCCTCCTGCCCGAGGAGCACGCCGCCCGCTACTCGGCCGCCCTGATGGAGCTGGGCGCGCTGGTCTGCACGGCCCGCGCGCCGAAGTGCGCCGACTGCCCGGTGCTCGCCGAGTGCGCGTGGCAGCTGAACGGCCGCCCGGCCTACGACGGCCCGGCCAAGGCCGTGCAGAAGTTCGCGGGCACCGACCGGCAGGTGCGCGGCCTGCTGCTGGACGTGCTGCGCGGCACGGCCGAGCCGGTCGCGAAGGACCGGCTCGACCTGGTGTGGTCGGACGCGGGCCAGCGGGACCGGTGCCTGCACTCGCTGCTGGTCGACGGCCTGGTCGAGCAGACGGCCGCGGGCCTGTTCGCGCTGCCCGGGGAGCACTGA
- a CDS encoding 2'-5' RNA ligase family protein, whose amino-acid sequence MHALVVFFDAEADSAVRALWRRIGARSELPPHLTYAAAGTIGPKVRAELREDLSRLWLPDVWLHTLSATGTALQLGAVVDGELLAVHSTVHDVLAGRVKHPAAQHLPGNWVPHCRLLDGEDEDVRAAFAELHPITPIRAKTRELAVVDTQTGAIDPLRNASTAPR is encoded by the coding sequence GTGCACGCGCTGGTGGTGTTCTTCGACGCCGAGGCGGACAGCGCCGTGCGCGCGCTGTGGCGGCGGATCGGCGCGCGGTCCGAGCTGCCGCCGCACCTGACCTACGCGGCGGCGGGCACGATCGGGCCCAAGGTGCGCGCCGAGCTGCGCGAGGACCTGTCCCGGCTGTGGCTGCCCGACGTCTGGCTGCACACCCTCAGCGCCACCGGGACCGCCCTCCAGCTCGGCGCGGTCGTGGACGGCGAGCTGCTGGCGGTGCACTCGACCGTGCACGACGTCCTCGCCGGTCGGGTGAAGCACCCGGCCGCGCAGCACCTGCCGGGCAACTGGGTGCCGCACTGCCGGCTCCTCGACGGCGAGGACGAGGACGTGCGGGCCGCGTTCGCCGAGCTGCACCCGATCACCCCGATCCGGGCCAAGACCCGCGAACTGGCCGTCGTGGACACTCAGACCGGCGCGATCGACCCGCTCAGGAACGCCTCCACCGCGCCCCGGTAG
- a CDS encoding alpha/beta fold hydrolase produces the protein MSVAEFGGSGQGILLLHGLMSRASTWWTVAQWLKPHGRVVAPDARGHGRNPVRGPFRTEDFVADAVEVIERHDLAPAVVIGHSMGGLHAWALAASRPDLVRAVVVEDVVPDNTGRTVEDWKWYFDAWPAAFESLAHVRTVVDVPRVEEMFEEREDGWHLIAHLPDLYEIASEWGERSYWDVVAAVRCPMLVVEAGRGGLRAGQMAEVARRTGASYVFVPESGHVVHDEAPEVYRGAVEAFLSGSIAPV, from the coding sequence ATGAGCGTTGCGGAGTTCGGGGGATCGGGGCAGGGCATCCTGCTGCTGCACGGGCTGATGAGCAGGGCGAGCACGTGGTGGACGGTGGCGCAGTGGCTCAAGCCGCACGGGAGGGTGGTGGCGCCGGACGCGCGCGGGCACGGCCGCAACCCGGTGCGCGGGCCGTTCCGGACGGAGGACTTCGTCGCCGACGCGGTCGAGGTGATCGAGCGGCACGACCTCGCGCCCGCGGTGGTGATCGGGCACTCCATGGGCGGGCTGCACGCGTGGGCGCTCGCCGCGAGCCGGCCCGACCTGGTGCGCGCGGTGGTGGTCGAGGACGTGGTGCCGGACAACACCGGCCGCACGGTCGAGGACTGGAAGTGGTACTTCGACGCGTGGCCGGCCGCGTTCGAGTCGTTGGCGCACGTGCGGACGGTGGTGGACGTGCCGCGGGTGGAGGAGATGTTCGAGGAGCGCGAGGACGGCTGGCACCTCATCGCGCACCTGCCCGACCTGTACGAGATCGCCTCCGAGTGGGGCGAGCGGTCCTACTGGGACGTGGTGGCGGCGGTCCGCTGCCCGATGCTGGTGGTCGAGGCCGGTCGGGGCGGGCTGCGGGCCGGGCAGATGGCGGAGGTGGCGCGCCGGACCGGCGCGTCCTACGTGTTCGTGCCGGAGTCCGGGCACGTCGTGCACGACGAGGCGCCGGAGGTCTACCGGGGCGCGGTGGAGGCGTTCCTGAGCGGGTCGATCGCGCCGGTCTGA
- a CDS encoding M1 family metallopeptidase codes for MAISSKARPYLLVLVLVLVVAGIVVARLPRDRPAATPTTTGGATPSVVNAEGGDGAGDAYYPQDGNSGYDVTAYDVSISYDPPSRRLDGVARITARATADLSRFNLDLHRLEVTGVTVGEQDAGFRQEGDHELVVEPRTPLRAGEEFTTAVTYGGEPTVVEDRALGRSGWQVSAGGGAFAAGEPHSATTWFPANDTPRDKAAFAVTARVPDGWSAVSNGVERGSTSADGWTSFRWVAERPMATYLTTVAIDRWTVERSTLPDGTPVVDAYAPGAQNARRHQQRLPEVLAFLAEKFGPYPFEATGGIFLADDIGFSLETQTRPIYAGWADLDTVVHENAHQWFGNSVTVENWADICLNECFASYAQWLWAEAKEGVDLDERYLAEVERVGDRDSYWGRELYDMGRGNEFKGVYDKGQLALHALRRQVGDPAFDRVLEDWTTANRDGNASWPEFEAHVEQVSGQDLDGFFAAWFRGDEVPADEHLFPGPLRR; via the coding sequence ATGGCCATCAGCTCCAAGGCGCGCCCGTACCTCCTCGTCCTCGTCCTGGTGCTGGTGGTCGCCGGGATCGTGGTGGCCAGGCTGCCCCGGGACCGACCGGCCGCGACGCCGACCACGACCGGCGGCGCCACGCCGTCGGTGGTGAACGCCGAGGGCGGCGACGGCGCCGGTGACGCGTACTACCCGCAGGACGGCAACAGCGGCTACGACGTCACCGCCTACGACGTGTCGATCAGCTACGACCCGCCCTCCCGGCGGCTGGACGGCGTCGCGCGGATCACCGCGAGGGCGACCGCCGACCTGTCCCGGTTCAACCTCGACCTGCACCGGCTGGAGGTCACCGGGGTGACCGTGGGCGAGCAGGACGCCGGTTTCCGGCAGGAGGGCGACCACGAGCTGGTCGTCGAGCCCCGGACCCCCTTGCGCGCCGGTGAGGAGTTCACCACCGCCGTCACCTACGGCGGCGAGCCGACCGTGGTGGAGGACCGCGCGCTGGGCCGCAGCGGCTGGCAGGTCTCCGCCGGCGGCGGCGCGTTCGCGGCCGGCGAACCGCACTCCGCCACCACCTGGTTCCCGGCCAACGACACCCCGCGCGACAAGGCGGCGTTCGCGGTGACCGCGCGCGTGCCGGACGGCTGGTCGGCGGTGTCCAACGGCGTCGAGCGGGGCTCGACCAGCGCGGACGGCTGGACGTCGTTCCGCTGGGTCGCCGAACGGCCGATGGCCACCTACCTGACCACGGTCGCGATCGACAGGTGGACCGTCGAGCGCTCCACCCTGCCCGACGGCACGCCCGTGGTGGACGCCTACGCGCCGGGCGCGCAGAACGCCCGCCGGCACCAGCAGCGGCTGCCCGAGGTGCTGGCGTTCCTGGCCGAGAAGTTCGGGCCGTACCCGTTCGAGGCGACGGGCGGGATCTTCCTGGCCGACGACATCGGCTTCTCGCTGGAGACCCAGACCCGGCCGATCTACGCCGGGTGGGCCGACCTGGACACCGTCGTGCACGAGAACGCGCACCAGTGGTTCGGCAACTCGGTCACCGTGGAGAACTGGGCCGACATCTGCCTGAACGAGTGCTTCGCCTCCTACGCCCAGTGGCTGTGGGCCGAGGCGAAGGAGGGGGTTGACCTGGACGAGCGGTACCTCGCCGAGGTCGAGCGGGTCGGCGACCGGGACTCGTACTGGGGGCGCGAGCTCTACGACATGGGCCGCGGCAACGAGTTCAAGGGCGTCTACGACAAGGGCCAGCTCGCCCTGCACGCGCTGCGCCGCCAAGTCGGCGACCCGGCGTTCGACCGGGTGCTCGAGGACTGGACGACCGCGAACCGGGACGGCAACGCGTCGTGGCCCGAGTTCGAGGCGCACGTGGAGCAGGTCTCGGGCCAGGACCTGGACGGCTTCTTCGCCGCCTGGTTCCGCGGCGACGAGGTTCCCGCCGACGAGCACCTGTTCCCCGGCCCGCTGCGTCGTTGA
- a CDS encoding antibiotic biosynthesis monooxygenase: MAVVKINAIHVPDGSGPELEKRFAARLGAVDSEPGFLGFQLLRPVKGDDRYFVVTQWESEEDFQNWMGGRAKEAHSGERAKPVGTGSDLLEFEVVLSSHAKK, from the coding sequence ATGGCGGTTGTGAAGATCAATGCGATCCACGTGCCCGACGGCTCCGGCCCCGAGCTGGAGAAGCGGTTCGCCGCGCGGCTCGGCGCGGTCGACTCCGAGCCCGGCTTCCTCGGCTTCCAGCTCCTGCGGCCGGTCAAGGGCGACGACCGGTACTTCGTGGTGACCCAGTGGGAGTCCGAGGAGGACTTCCAGAACTGGATGGGCGGCCGGGCCAAGGAGGCGCACTCCGGCGAGCGCGCCAAGCCCGTGGGCACCGGTTCGGACCTGCTGGAGTTCGAGGTCGTGCTCAGCTCCCACGCGAAGAAGTGA
- a CDS encoding NAD-dependent deacetylase, producing MNEALDRAAELIESADALLVCAGAGMGVDSGLPDFRGSTGFWQAYPPYERLGLRFEELADPAHFAADPTLAWGFYGHRLDLYRRTVPHDGFRVLREWGARVFTSNVDGQFQRAGFADVAEVHGSIHHLQCVEPCTDDVWPADDVVVDVDPASMRATGPLPSCRNCGGLARPNILMFGDWSWVGGPSQKALDALAQWRRAQRGLVVLEFGAGQALPAVRRQAELASAASGALIRVNPREPEVRHGRGVSLPMGALAAITELARRIG from the coding sequence GTGAACGAGGCGCTGGACCGCGCGGCGGAGCTGATCGAGTCCGCCGACGCGCTGCTGGTGTGCGCGGGGGCCGGGATGGGCGTGGACTCCGGCCTGCCCGACTTCCGCGGCTCGACCGGCTTCTGGCAGGCGTACCCGCCCTACGAGCGGCTCGGGCTGCGGTTCGAGGAGCTGGCCGACCCGGCGCACTTCGCGGCGGACCCGACGCTCGCGTGGGGCTTCTACGGGCACCGGCTCGACCTGTACCGGCGCACCGTGCCGCACGACGGCTTCCGCGTGCTGCGGGAGTGGGGCGCGCGGGTGTTCACGTCGAACGTGGACGGGCAGTTCCAGCGGGCCGGGTTCGCCGACGTGGCCGAGGTGCACGGGTCGATCCACCACCTGCAGTGCGTGGAGCCGTGCACGGACGACGTGTGGCCCGCCGACGACGTCGTGGTGGACGTCGACCCGGCGTCGATGCGCGCCACCGGGCCGCTGCCGTCGTGCCGCAACTGCGGTGGCCTGGCGCGGCCGAACATCCTCATGTTCGGCGACTGGTCGTGGGTCGGCGGGCCGTCGCAGAAGGCGCTGGACGCGCTGGCGCAGTGGCGGCGGGCCCAGCGCGGCCTGGTCGTGCTGGAGTTCGGCGCGGGTCAGGCGCTGCCCGCGGTGCGCCGCCAGGCCGAGCTGGCGTCGGCCGCCTCGGGCGCGCTGATCAGGGTGAACCCGCGCGAGCCGGAGGTGCGGCACGGGCGCGGGGTGTCGCTGCCGATGGGCGCGCTCGCCGCCATCACGGAGCTGGCACGACGAATCGGCTGA
- a CDS encoding endonuclease/exonuclease/phosphatase family protein, with product MVDIEERRTKRKGTTFLLVSAAIAFLLAAFTRLLGIDGTRHMLATTALTPYFTAAGVALGLLALLLRRWAVGTVVLLVAVVLVAAVAPRAFPDSRPVGVGREVTVMASNLLVGKAEAKAVVAAVRAHDVDVLALQELTPEMVLDLDRAGLGEVLPHRHFLDEPGGSGSGVASRYPLYPRLLTPPSTLRQAGALVDLPGEDLEVLSVHPMPPVVDDGPEDWQRDLAGLPERELGGPVRVLAGDFNATLDHVGLRRLLNSGYVDAADEVGEGLNPTWPSGAVWPPPVAIDHVLVDARCPVDEFTVVDIPGSDHRAVVSRFVVPAP from the coding sequence GTGGTCGACATCGAGGAACGCCGCACCAAGCGCAAGGGGACCACCTTCCTGCTGGTGTCGGCGGCCATCGCGTTCCTGCTCGCGGCGTTCACCCGGCTGCTCGGCATCGACGGCACCCGGCACATGCTCGCCACCACCGCCCTGACCCCGTACTTCACGGCGGCCGGCGTGGCGCTGGGCCTGCTCGCGCTGCTGCTGCGCCGGTGGGCGGTCGGCACGGTGGTGCTGCTGGTCGCGGTGGTGCTGGTGGCCGCGGTCGCGCCGCGCGCGTTCCCCGACTCGCGGCCGGTCGGCGTCGGCCGGGAGGTCACCGTGATGGCGTCGAACCTGCTGGTCGGCAAGGCCGAGGCGAAGGCGGTCGTGGCGGCGGTGAGGGCGCACGACGTCGACGTGCTCGCGCTGCAGGAGCTGACGCCGGAGATGGTGCTCGACCTGGACCGCGCCGGCCTGGGGGAGGTGCTGCCCCACCGGCACTTCCTGGACGAGCCGGGCGGCTCCGGGTCCGGCGTCGCGTCCCGCTACCCGCTGTACCCGCGCCTGCTCACGCCGCCGAGCACGCTGCGGCAGGCGGGCGCGCTGGTCGACCTGCCGGGCGAGGACCTGGAGGTGCTGTCCGTGCACCCCATGCCGCCGGTGGTGGATGACGGGCCGGAGGACTGGCAGCGGGACCTGGCGGGCCTGCCGGAGCGGGAGCTGGGCGGTCCGGTGCGGGTGCTGGCGGGCGACTTCAACGCCACCCTGGACCACGTCGGCCTGCGCAGGCTGCTGAACAGCGGTTACGTGGACGCGGCCGACGAGGTCGGCGAGGGCCTGAACCCGACGTGGCCCAGCGGCGCGGTGTGGCCGCCGCCGGTGGCCATCGACCACGTGCTGGTGGACGCCCGGTGCCCGGTGGACGAGTTCACCGTGGTGGACATCCCCGGCTCGGACCACCGGGCGGTGGTCAGCCGATTCGTCGTGCCAGCTCCGTGA
- the pcp gene encoding pyroglutamyl-peptidase I, which yields MDVLLTGFEPFDGEVANPSWDAVDAVEPDGYRLTTLRLPCAFGDSLAALREALAARRYDLVVCVGQAGGRVGVTPERVAVNLDDARIPDNAGAQPVDEPVVPGGPAAYFTGLPVKACVAAVEAAGIPASVSHTAGTFVCNHVFYGLMHLVATEHPGVRAGFVHVPFSPEQAEGRDQPSLPVATTARALDLIVRTSLTTSADLRTTAGTLH from the coding sequence GTGGACGTGCTGCTGACCGGCTTCGAACCGTTCGACGGCGAGGTCGCCAACCCGTCGTGGGACGCGGTCGACGCGGTGGAACCGGACGGTTACCGGCTGACGACCCTGCGCCTGCCGTGCGCGTTCGGCGACTCGCTCGCCGCGCTGCGCGAGGCCCTGGCCGCCCGCCGGTACGACCTGGTGGTGTGCGTGGGCCAGGCGGGCGGGCGGGTCGGCGTCACGCCGGAGCGCGTCGCGGTCAACCTGGACGACGCCCGGATACCGGACAACGCGGGCGCGCAGCCCGTCGACGAGCCGGTCGTGCCCGGCGGGCCGGCGGCGTACTTCACCGGGCTGCCGGTCAAGGCGTGCGTGGCGGCGGTGGAGGCGGCGGGCATCCCGGCGTCGGTGTCGCACACGGCGGGCACGTTCGTGTGCAACCACGTGTTCTACGGGCTGATGCACCTAGTTGCGACCGAGCACCCGGGCGTGCGGGCCGGGTTCGTGCACGTGCCGTTCTCGCCGGAGCAGGCCGAGGGGCGCGACCAGCCGAGCCTGCCGGTCGCCACCACGGCGCGGGCGCTGGACCTGATCGTCCGCACGTCGCTGACCACGTCCGCCGACCTGCGGACCACCGCCGGCACCCTGCACTGA